One genomic region from Devosia neptuniae encodes:
- a CDS encoding type II toxin-antitoxin system prevent-host-death family antitoxin, with protein sequence MKFYTLTDLNRASGEILDTALVEPVTLTKHGKGRLVVMNADHYRKLTERSGIQAFTLQDAPPAVMDELMTGLAQLPQS encoded by the coding sequence ATGAAATTCTACACCCTGACAGATCTCAATCGCGCCTCTGGCGAAATTCTCGACACCGCCCTTGTCGAGCCTGTCACTCTCACCAAGCACGGCAAGGGCCGGCTGGTGGTGATGAACGCCGACCACTACCGCAAATTGACCGAACGCAGTGGGATTCAAGCATTTACCCTGCAGGATGCCCCTCCGGCCGTTATGGACGAGCTAATGACCGGTCTTGCCCAGCTACCGCAGAGCTAG
- a CDS encoding UbiA family prenyltransferase, whose translation MTAANLSATGLQTAGVALPLVLDVDDTLILTDLLHETAVAYFRANPLRVFNLVLWTLQGKATLKRKLSEQVPVDVDSLPVNEELVAFARAEHDKGRSVGLATAADELLALRLARRFDFVDFTIGSNGERNLKGATKAAALVERFPDGFAYAGDGRADLEVWDKARSIVLSGASDDTATKARALGKPVEAEFFRPRLGLRGWLKALRVHQWAKNGLVFVPLILSGMATDPVAVVSAFCAFVSISLMASGTYLLNDLFDLTDDRLHWTKRNRPLASGALRIKHGVPASAGLIAGGLALAALIGPGTLGLLVAYMAITLLYSFYIKRQPIVDAFTLAALFTMRLGIGIAAVGAVPSPWLLVFSMFLFTSLSFAKRQTEIQKSVAKGRLAVNGRGYLGTDASMVVAMGVATALAAITIMVLYIMNDVYGAGFYNSPVYLWVFPAALFMWVSRIWLLCHREELNDDPVAFAIRDKISVALGGLMGAAFLAGWLL comes from the coding sequence ATGACCGCTGCCAATCTATCCGCCACTGGACTGCAGACAGCTGGTGTTGCTCTTCCTCTTGTGCTCGATGTTGACGACACACTGATCCTCACCGATTTGCTGCACGAGACGGCGGTGGCTTATTTCCGCGCCAATCCGCTGCGTGTGTTCAATCTTGTCCTGTGGACCTTGCAGGGGAAAGCCACGCTCAAGCGCAAGCTGAGCGAGCAGGTGCCCGTCGATGTGGACAGCTTGCCGGTCAATGAGGAACTTGTAGCCTTCGCCCGTGCCGAACATGACAAGGGGCGTTCGGTTGGGCTGGCCACCGCCGCCGACGAATTGCTGGCGCTGCGCCTTGCCCGCCGCTTCGATTTCGTCGATTTCACCATAGGCAGCAACGGCGAGCGCAACCTCAAGGGCGCTACTAAGGCCGCTGCGCTGGTGGAACGCTTCCCGGATGGTTTCGCCTATGCCGGGGACGGGCGCGCCGACCTTGAAGTGTGGGACAAGGCACGATCAATTGTGCTCTCTGGCGCATCGGACGATACCGCCACCAAGGCGCGTGCGCTGGGCAAGCCGGTCGAAGCCGAATTCTTCCGCCCCAGACTGGGCCTGCGCGGCTGGCTCAAAGCGCTGCGCGTGCATCAATGGGCCAAGAATGGCTTGGTCTTCGTGCCCTTGATCTTGTCAGGCATGGCTACCGACCCTGTCGCCGTGGTGTCCGCTTTTTGCGCTTTCGTCTCCATCTCGCTGATGGCCTCGGGCACTTACCTGCTCAACGATCTGTTTGACCTCACCGATGATCGCCTGCACTGGACCAAGCGTAATCGGCCGCTGGCCTCCGGCGCCCTGCGCATCAAGCACGGCGTTCCCGCTTCGGCCGGTCTCATCGCTGGCGGCCTCGCACTGGCAGCACTAATCGGTCCGGGCACACTGGGTCTGCTCGTCGCCTATATGGCCATCACGCTACTCTATTCATTCTACATCAAGCGCCAGCCTATCGTTGACGCCTTTACCCTGGCAGCCCTGTTCACCATGCGCCTGGGGATCGGCATTGCCGCCGTGGGCGCGGTGCCCTCGCCCTGGCTGCTGGTGTTTTCAATGTTCCTCTTCACCTCGCTTTCCTTTGCCAAGCGACAGACCGAAATCCAGAAAAGTGTTGCCAAAGGACGGCTCGCGGTCAATGGCCGCGGCTATCTCGGCACGGATGCCAGCATGGTAGTGGCGATGGGCGTGGCGACGGCCTTGGCGGCCATCACCATCATGGTGCTCTACATCATGAACGACGTTTACGGCGCCGGCTTCTACAATAGCCCGGTCTATCTCTGGGTCTTCCCCGCGGCGCTGTTCATGTGGGTGTCGCGCATCTGGCTGCTCTGTCATCGCGAAGAGCTCAACGACGATCCGGTGGCCTTCGCCATCCGCGACAAGATCAGCGTCGCGCTGGGCGGGTTAATGGGCGCGGCCTTCCTCGCCGGATGGCTGTTATGA
- a CDS encoding GtrA family protein produces the protein MMPALLQRLASNQVFRFLLLGGTAAAINWIVRFPLSAAMPMGAAVILAYMIGMGAGFTLYRKYVFPGSTRPLMEQTMTFIGVNLVGAVVVLGLTTLFLQMPAAAPWPNVVREGLAHGAAIAVGAVINFIGHKQLTFRLASRPAG, from the coding sequence ATGATGCCCGCGCTACTGCAACGCCTCGCCAGCAATCAGGTCTTCCGTTTTCTGCTGCTTGGCGGCACGGCGGCCGCGATCAACTGGATTGTGCGTTTCCCGCTGTCGGCGGCCATGCCGATGGGAGCAGCCGTTATTCTGGCCTATATGATCGGCATGGGCGCGGGCTTTACGCTCTATCGCAAATATGTCTTCCCGGGCTCCACCCGCCCGCTGATGGAGCAGACCATGACATTCATCGGAGTCAACCTTGTCGGCGCGGTGGTTGTGCTCGGCCTGACCACGCTTTTCCTGCAGATGCCGGCCGCTGCACCCTGGCCAAATGTTGTGCGGGAAGGGCTTGCCCATGGCGCCGCCATCGCCGTTGGCGCGGTGATCAATTTCATCGGCCACAAGCAACTGACTTTCCGCCTGGCGTCCCGCCCAGCGGGATAG
- a CDS encoding class II D-tagatose-bisphosphate aldolase non-catalytic subunit — MQPADVRAILKVGPWLTFVLREALYGLDLISGEMTGKSGLKAGMEALMQPEHWQHYYPGDTVEQRLQRHYSYPDRIRYYWAMRRRASFSEHFCL, encoded by the coding sequence ATGCAGCCGGCAGATGTCCGGGCGATCCTAAAGGTCGGGCCATGGCTCACCTTCGTGCTGCGCGAGGCGCTCTACGGGCTCGATCTCATCTCGGGGGAGATGACCGGGAAAAGTGGCCTCAAAGCCGGCATGGAAGCGCTCATGCAACCCGAACATTGGCAGCACTACTATCCTGGTGACACCGTGGAACAGCGACTGCAACGGCACTACAGCTACCCGGACCGTATTCGGTATTATTGGGCAATGCGCCGCAGGGCCTCTTTCAGTGAACACTTCTGCCTTTAA
- a CDS encoding aldo/keto reductase yields the protein MTLSPHITLNDGNTIPRLGLGVWRLADAEAPKLIAEAIDAGYRHIDTAQAYQNEGGVGQGLKNTKVRRRDIWVTSKLQTSLQGYDSTLRAFDQTMSKLGLDQLDLFLVHWPAPARDQYVATWKAFIELQQQGRIRSIGVSNFLPEHLERIIGETGVTPAVNQIELHPSFQQGASRDWHNQHGIVTESYSPLGGKGTALLENPVIAGIARRLGKSPAQVIIRWHLQLDLVVLPKSSKLERAVENFNVWDFDLTENDMSAIAGLDRPDGKTLPHPNELND from the coding sequence GTGACACTTTCACCCCACATAACCCTCAATGACGGTAACACCATCCCCCGGCTTGGGCTGGGCGTATGGCGTCTAGCAGATGCCGAAGCACCGAAACTGATCGCTGAGGCCATCGATGCCGGTTACCGTCATATCGATACCGCTCAGGCCTACCAGAACGAAGGGGGCGTGGGGCAGGGCTTGAAGAATACCAAGGTGCGTCGCCGCGACATCTGGGTGACTTCAAAATTGCAGACCAGCCTGCAGGGATACGACAGCACTTTACGGGCGTTCGACCAGACGATGAGCAAGCTGGGATTGGACCAGTTGGACCTGTTCCTGGTTCATTGGCCGGCCCCGGCGCGCGACCAGTACGTAGCGACATGGAAAGCCTTCATCGAGTTGCAGCAGCAAGGTCGCATACGCTCAATTGGCGTGTCGAACTTCCTGCCGGAACATCTTGAGCGAATCATTGGCGAAACCGGCGTCACCCCCGCCGTTAATCAGATTGAGCTCCATCCCAGTTTCCAGCAGGGTGCCAGCCGCGATTGGCACAACCAGCATGGCATCGTGACCGAAAGCTATAGCCCTCTCGGTGGAAAAGGCACGGCATTGTTGGAAAACCCGGTCATCGCCGGCATTGCCAGGCGGCTGGGAAAATCTCCAGCGCAGGTGATTATTCGCTGGCACCTCCAGCTCGATCTTGTGGTCTTGCCAAAATCGAGCAAGCTCGAACGCGCTGTTGAGAACTTCAACGTCTGGGACTTCGATCTGACAGAAAACGATATGTCCGCGATTGCTGGACTTGATCGCCCGGATGGCAAAACCTTGCCTCATCCGAATGAATTGAACGACTGA
- a CDS encoding integrase core domain-containing protein — MAIDDASRLAYVELLPSLGQEDATGFLNRALAWYARLGAKVERVMTDNGSAHRSKLFAQALQQANARHIRTRPYTPRTNGKAERFIQTSLREWAYARPYTSSVERAQAIKPWADTYNLKRPHADRWHHLNPKTEQPPWKAGCSQNQ; from the coding sequence GTGGCCATCGACGATGCCTCTCGCCTGGCCTATGTGGAACTGCTCCCCAGCCTGGGGCAGGAGGATGCCACGGGCTTCCTGAACCGGGCGCTGGCCTGGTACGCGCGACTGGGCGCCAAAGTCGAGCGGGTGATGACCGACAATGGCTCAGCCCATCGCTCCAAGCTGTTCGCCCAGGCGCTGCAGCAAGCCAATGCCCGTCACATCCGAACCCGGCCCTATACACCGCGCACCAACGGTAAGGCGGAACGCTTCATCCAGACATCGCTGCGGGAATGGGCTTATGCCAGACCATACACATCATCGGTGGAACGCGCCCAGGCAATCAAGCCATGGGCCGATACCTACAATCTCAAAAGACCCCACGCCGATCGGTGGCATCACCTCAATCCAAAAACTGAACAACCTCCTTGGAAGGCAGGCTGCTCCCAGAACCAATGA
- a CDS encoding putative Ig domain-containing protein — translation METLLSLALLKSAVQSVLARLIALLCTVFLLVAPCLAQVALIPASIPDPIVGAPYFQLFNAIGGTPPYQISLAGPLPAGMSFSSETLSGTPTESGMFTFSVFASDFAGTTDSHSYTLNIGPPAISVSPGSLPAGAVGSGYSQSLSAFGGTAPYNFSVSGTLPSGISMTPAGLLSGMPLSAGSHTFSVIVTDSTTGGGPYSASIPYTLVIAPPSLTLSPTLPSATVGQAYAETISATGGAAPYTFSLASGALPAGLSLGTDGSISGTAQEDGTFNFTISAQDSTGGAPITGSQAYSLSVAPPTITLSPASLPNGRAGGPYSATIVAGGGTAPYTYAVTGSLPAGMTLSSSGLLSGTPTETGSFSFGVTATDASGGTGPHMGTQTLSLDIYSPSFTLQPSSLPPATAGQPYSQTVVAGGGTSPYAYSIMAGALPSGLTFSAGTISGTPTASGSFFVTILAQDSTTGPGAPYGVAGYFPLTVVTPTIILAPASLPSANSGSFYSQTLTASGGAAPYAFAISSGSLPPGLSLSSSGTLSGMPTASGVFDFSVTATDSSVGVGPFSATQAFSVTVGAVGRLIVAVRSNVDGTFGFTSSEPLLNALTVGTTGGIGGSASIELPAGAFRITADDLSGAGTTLTGIDCDDDDSGGDIATRTADIVIDASESLTCVFTFVSSREETTALIKDFLETRASMILANQPRTQRRIDRLNGIVPGGDIGSTLMNYLPAIAGGSALRSSISLNAIEGATGNQSSNPLDIWMEGTFMRIDAARDGRLMLGSVGADYLVTPDLLIGGFVQLDHMMQGEAGLAGAAMGSGWIAGPYATMRLHEHLYLDLLAGFGRSNNRINPLGTYEDSFGATRWLLSAAIEGQWTSGPWTFSPRASLGYFSETSDAYRDALGIAIPSIATGVGQIAIGPAVSYRFVAPGEIVVDLGLGLEGVAEFGSNLLFENGQARLEASIDAGMPSGADIGLTIGLGGIGNANRGIISISGRVFVPMN, via the coding sequence GTGGAGACCTTGCTAAGCCTGGCACTGTTGAAAAGCGCGGTCCAGTCGGTTCTGGCCCGCCTCATTGCCCTTCTTTGCACAGTGTTCCTCCTGGTCGCCCCATGCTTGGCACAGGTGGCCCTGATTCCGGCCAGCATTCCTGATCCCATCGTGGGCGCCCCGTACTTTCAGTTATTCAATGCGATCGGGGGAACCCCACCCTACCAGATCTCGCTTGCCGGTCCCTTGCCCGCCGGCATGTCATTTTCCAGCGAGACGCTATCCGGGACGCCGACGGAAAGCGGCATGTTCACCTTCAGCGTATTTGCTTCCGACTTCGCCGGTACCACGGATTCGCACAGCTACACGCTCAACATCGGCCCGCCCGCTATTTCCGTTTCCCCTGGGAGTCTGCCGGCGGGCGCGGTCGGCTCAGGCTACTCGCAGAGTCTTTCGGCGTTCGGGGGTACCGCGCCCTATAATTTCTCGGTCTCTGGCACCTTGCCGTCCGGTATCTCCATGACGCCGGCCGGGCTCCTGTCGGGAATGCCTCTTTCGGCAGGATCCCACACATTTTCGGTAATTGTCACGGATTCCACGACGGGCGGCGGTCCCTATTCGGCGTCAATTCCCTATACGCTGGTGATCGCACCACCCAGCTTGACCCTCTCGCCAACCCTGCCGAGTGCAACGGTCGGGCAAGCCTATGCAGAAACGATCTCGGCAACCGGCGGCGCTGCCCCCTATACATTCAGCCTTGCTTCGGGCGCGCTTCCTGCCGGGCTCTCGCTGGGGACCGACGGATCGATTTCGGGAACGGCCCAAGAGGACGGCACGTTCAACTTCACCATCTCGGCCCAGGATTCCACCGGTGGCGCTCCAATCACCGGCTCCCAGGCCTATAGCCTCTCCGTCGCCCCGCCCACGATCACGCTTTCACCGGCAAGCCTTCCGAATGGGCGGGCCGGAGGACCTTACTCCGCGACGATTGTCGCTGGCGGCGGAACCGCACCCTATACCTATGCCGTCACGGGCTCGCTCCCGGCGGGCATGACGCTGTCGTCCTCTGGCCTCCTTTCAGGCACGCCAACCGAGACCGGCTCATTTTCCTTTGGTGTCACGGCCACGGATGCGAGTGGCGGAACGGGCCCCCATATGGGCACGCAGACCCTTAGCCTCGACATCTATAGCCCTAGTTTCACCCTGCAACCCTCCAGTCTGCCCCCTGCCACCGCGGGCCAGCCCTATTCACAAACAGTAGTCGCTGGTGGCGGCACATCGCCCTATGCCTATTCGATCATGGCAGGCGCATTGCCGTCCGGCCTGACCTTTTCCGCCGGAACAATTTCTGGCACCCCGACGGCGTCCGGGTCGTTCTTCGTAACCATCCTTGCCCAAGATTCGACGACCGGCCCAGGAGCGCCGTACGGAGTAGCAGGGTATTTCCCCCTGACGGTCGTCACACCCACCATAATACTCGCCCCCGCCAGCCTCCCATCGGCCAATTCCGGCTCATTTTACTCCCAGACTTTGACTGCCAGCGGCGGCGCAGCGCCCTACGCCTTCGCTATCTCCTCCGGTAGTCTTCCACCAGGATTGAGCCTGTCCTCGTCCGGAACATTGTCCGGAATGCCGACCGCGTCCGGGGTCTTCGATTTTTCGGTCACGGCGACGGATAGCTCGGTTGGCGTCGGTCCGTTTTCTGCAACCCAGGCCTTTAGCGTGACCGTGGGTGCCGTCGGCAGGCTCATCGTCGCCGTGCGCTCCAATGTGGATGGCACGTTCGGCTTCACGTCGTCAGAGCCTCTGTTGAATGCGCTTACCGTCGGAACCACGGGGGGCATCGGTGGCAGCGCGTCGATCGAATTGCCCGCCGGTGCCTTTCGGATTACCGCCGACGACCTCAGCGGTGCCGGCACAACGCTGACAGGCATCGATTGCGACGACGATGACAGCGGTGGGGATATTGCCACGCGCACCGCGGACATCGTCATCGACGCAAGCGAGAGCTTGACCTGCGTCTTCACCTTCGTCAGCTCACGTGAAGAAACGACCGCGCTCATCAAAGACTTCCTCGAAACGCGGGCGTCGATGATCCTGGCCAACCAGCCCCGTACGCAGCGTCGCATCGACCGGCTGAATGGTATTGTCCCAGGGGGAGACATCGGTTCGACACTCATGAATTACCTGCCAGCGATTGCCGGCGGAAGTGCGCTCCGGTCTTCCATCAGCCTCAACGCGATTGAGGGTGCAACCGGCAATCAGAGTTCCAATCCGCTCGACATATGGATGGAAGGGACATTCATGCGCATAGATGCCGCCAGGGATGGCCGGCTCATGCTGGGCAGCGTCGGAGCGGATTATCTCGTCACACCCGACCTGCTCATTGGCGGCTTTGTCCAACTCGATCACATGATGCAAGGTGAAGCCGGACTGGCTGGTGCCGCTATGGGGTCAGGCTGGATTGCCGGACCTTATGCGACTATGCGCTTGCACGAACATCTTTATCTCGACCTGCTGGCCGGTTTCGGGCGCTCCAACAATCGCATCAATCCCCTCGGAACCTACGAAGACAGCTTTGGAGCGACGCGCTGGTTGTTAAGTGCCGCCATTGAGGGGCAATGGACATCGGGGCCCTGGACGTTTTCGCCGCGGGCCAGCCTGGGGTATTTTAGTGAAACGAGTGACGCCTATCGTGACGCATTGGGCATTGCCATTCCCTCGATTGCGACGGGCGTCGGTCAAATTGCCATCGGTCCTGCCGTCTCCTATCGCTTCGTGGCGCCGGGCGAAATTGTGGTCGACCTGGGACTTGGGCTCGAAGGGGTCGCCGAATTCGGCTCGAACCTGCTGTTTGAAAATGGTCAGGCTCGCCTCGAAGCCAGTATTGATGCCGGCATGCCCAGCGGCGCTGACATTGGGCTAACCATCGGCCTTGGCGGCATCGGCAATGCTAACAGAGGCATCATCAGCATTTCTGGGAGGGTCTTCGTGCCGATGAATTAG
- a CDS encoding helix-turn-helix transcriptional regulator has protein sequence MKIRTARDIGIMIKEARTRRGLSQAALARKINTTQTWVSWIENGKSSAEIGNVLLALTTLGVEMDFQIPTAPRSADHDDGHHHDADDRHADDQDDDIPYKL, from the coding sequence ATGAAAATCAGAACAGCTCGCGACATCGGTATTATGATCAAAGAGGCCCGTACCCGGCGCGGCCTGTCACAGGCCGCCTTGGCCAGGAAGATCAACACTACGCAGACGTGGGTGTCCTGGATCGAGAACGGCAAGTCTAGCGCCGAGATCGGCAACGTACTGCTGGCGCTGACCACGCTCGGTGTAGAAATGGACTTCCAAATTCCGACCGCGCCGAGGTCGGCTGATCATGATGATGGTCACCATCATGACGCCGATGATCGGCATGCCGACGATCAAGACGATGATATTCCCTACAAGCTCTAG
- a CDS encoding type II toxin-antitoxin system HipA family toxin — translation MMVKPIDTLDVYIAGRLVGELHHLRGGKLSFSYHEAWMDGRVAIPLSLSMPTITRTYEGKIIEAFLWGLLPDNEQTLARWAQRFQVSARNPFALLKHVGRDCAGAVQFLPRGDQVSRGENVELLTDTQIGDRLRDLRKDGAATRRIGDPGQFSLAGAQAKTAFHFDKSSGQWGIPLGDTPTTHILKPPMPHLHGHTENEHFCLQLARKLGMDAAHSQVIDFAGEKAIVLERYDRRNIDGKTIRIHQEDMCQALSVMPTLKYENQGGPGITTISNKVLPASLDPVRDRQTFMAANVFNWIIAGVDAHAKNYSMLLGAQGEARLAPLYDVSSILPHLGEGEIQAEMRDLKLAMKIDRVYPIDEVMPRHWERCATSAKVGGEYTMRTIRHQLAVMPDVASECAQELRHEGITHEIVGRLVDAIAMRIKGLSRIYGEQAAAKPVVIPERKVGRE, via the coding sequence ATGATGGTGAAGCCGATCGACACTCTCGACGTCTACATCGCCGGTCGGCTGGTCGGGGAACTCCACCACCTGCGGGGTGGCAAGCTTTCGTTCTCCTATCACGAGGCATGGATGGATGGGCGGGTAGCCATCCCGCTCTCGCTGTCAATGCCGACGATCACCAGGACCTACGAGGGCAAGATAATCGAGGCATTTCTCTGGGGTCTGCTGCCGGACAACGAGCAAACACTCGCTAGATGGGCGCAGAGATTCCAGGTTTCCGCCCGAAATCCGTTTGCCCTCCTCAAGCATGTCGGCCGCGACTGCGCTGGCGCCGTCCAGTTCCTTCCGCGTGGCGACCAGGTTTCCCGCGGCGAAAACGTGGAGTTGCTCACCGATACACAAATCGGCGACCGCCTGCGTGATCTGCGGAAGGATGGGGCCGCGACCCGGCGCATTGGCGATCCTGGACAGTTTAGCCTTGCCGGGGCGCAGGCCAAGACGGCGTTCCATTTCGACAAGAGCAGCGGCCAGTGGGGGATCCCCTTAGGCGACACGCCGACAACCCACATCTTAAAGCCGCCTATGCCACACTTGCACGGGCATACCGAGAACGAGCATTTCTGTCTGCAGCTTGCACGCAAGCTCGGCATGGACGCCGCACATAGCCAGGTTATCGACTTTGCAGGCGAAAAGGCGATCGTTCTCGAGCGCTACGACCGCCGCAACATCGACGGCAAGACCATCCGCATCCATCAGGAGGACATGTGCCAAGCCCTGTCGGTGATGCCGACGCTCAAATACGAGAACCAGGGTGGGCCGGGTATTACCACGATCTCCAACAAGGTGCTGCCGGCCTCCCTGGACCCAGTTCGGGACCGTCAGACATTCATGGCCGCGAACGTCTTCAACTGGATCATCGCCGGCGTGGACGCGCATGCAAAGAACTACTCGATGCTGCTCGGTGCGCAGGGCGAGGCCCGCCTTGCTCCGCTCTATGACGTCTCCTCCATTCTGCCGCACCTCGGCGAGGGAGAGATCCAAGCTGAAATGCGCGACCTCAAGCTGGCGATGAAGATCGACAGGGTGTACCCGATCGACGAGGTTATGCCGCGCCACTGGGAGCGCTGTGCAACTTCGGCCAAGGTCGGTGGCGAGTACACGATGCGGACGATTCGCCATCAGCTAGCGGTGATGCCCGATGTAGCCTCGGAGTGTGCTCAGGAGCTCCGTCACGAGGGGATCACTCATGAGATCGTTGGTCGCCTCGTCGACGCGATCGCGATGCGTATCAAGGGCTTGTCCCGGATCTATGGAGAGCAAGCCGCCGCGAAACCTGTAGTGATTCCGGAGAGGAAAGTCGGGCGCGAATAG
- a CDS encoding SH3 domain-containing protein → MAKRKSSFGGWLVIGLLILGISQIVKTPENSVPARTPQPQPAASIPPNPSSPAPRTVEIRYVSATSLNMRREPSTSAAIISALPRGTSVNVIDRRNGWLLVSLSPAIHGWVSEQYTAATKPQPLYVAPAPTSQPTQSASGLSCSPRRTCSQIGSCRAAQWYLKNCSWGGRLDRDNDNRACETLC, encoded by the coding sequence ATGGCTAAACGGAAATCATCTTTCGGAGGGTGGCTCGTGATTGGGCTTCTCATCCTAGGCATTTCACAAATTGTGAAAACACCAGAGAATTCTGTACCCGCAAGGACCCCACAGCCTCAACCCGCGGCGTCTATCCCACCGAACCCGTCATCGCCCGCACCGCGAACGGTCGAAATCCGATATGTATCGGCCACTTCATTGAATATGCGCCGCGAGCCCAGCACCTCGGCCGCGATAATCTCGGCTCTTCCTCGAGGTACCAGTGTGAACGTTATTGACCGTCGTAACGGATGGCTGCTGGTAAGCCTTAGCCCGGCCATTCATGGGTGGGTTTCCGAGCAATACACAGCCGCGACCAAACCACAGCCACTCTATGTTGCGCCTGCTCCCACTTCTCAACCAACCCAAAGCGCCTCGGGCCTCTCATGCAGCCCGCGTCGAACATGTAGTCAGATTGGGAGCTGCCGTGCGGCGCAATGGTATCTCAAGAACTGTTCCTGGGGCGGCCGATTAGACCGCGACAACGATAATCGTGCCTGCGAAACACTTTGCTAG
- a CDS encoding MFS transporter — MVFGGLGTTLCWPLLGALQAAFGWRVATLLGAAALLVVAAPIYWLLLAKRSESTPKASRNGADSPLDWTAFGLLAFSTAANGIVTWGFSLTVITLFESRGLEPGRAILIASFVGVAALSARLIDLVASHHWNSLATGLTAAAGLPVSFAILMFGNGELAAAAFVALYGLTSGILAVARSTIPLDLFPAAAYARASSMLALPLNLSFACAPPLFAALLAGPGSDVALWIATALSLAALAALALLVLRHRRRLAAN, encoded by the coding sequence ATGGTTTTCGGTGGTCTTGGCACCACATTATGCTGGCCCCTGCTCGGAGCGCTTCAAGCAGCGTTCGGCTGGCGGGTGGCGACCCTGTTGGGTGCTGCGGCATTGCTGGTGGTGGCAGCGCCAATCTACTGGCTGTTGCTTGCAAAGCGATCCGAAAGCACGCCCAAGGCCTCCAGAAACGGAGCGGACAGTCCACTCGACTGGACCGCCTTCGGTCTGCTCGCCTTCAGTACGGCTGCCAATGGCATTGTCACCTGGGGTTTTTCGCTCACCGTTATTACACTCTTTGAAAGTCGCGGCCTGGAACCCGGAAGGGCAATCCTGATCGCCTCTTTCGTCGGCGTTGCGGCACTCTCCGCGCGCTTGATCGATCTTGTCGCCAGTCACCACTGGAACAGTCTGGCGACAGGCCTCACGGCGGCGGCAGGCCTGCCGGTCAGCTTTGCGATCCTCATGTTCGGCAATGGCGAACTGGCCGCCGCGGCGTTCGTCGCTCTCTATGGCCTCACGAGCGGCATATTGGCGGTGGCGCGGTCGACAATACCACTCGATCTATTTCCTGCCGCGGCTTACGCGCGCGCATCATCAATGCTCGCGCTACCGCTGAACTTGTCCTTTGCCTGCGCGCCACCACTCTTTGCCGCACTCCTTGCCGGACCGGGGAGCGACGTGGCGCTCTGGATCGCAACGGCATTGTCGCTTGCAGCCCTGGCAGCGCTGGCCCTGCTCGTCCTTCGTCACAGGCGCCGGCTGGCGGCCAACTGA
- a CDS encoding lysozyme inhibitor LprI family protein, producing MRSGGVTASILDCIAQENQRVDGELNALWQAGHPKQDADFKDMLRASQRAWIAYRDATYDVERALDEGGSFASVAYSDCHRQLTTDRLDCCPPPVRLA from the coding sequence TTGCGGTCCGGCGGCGTGACGGCAAGCATTCTTGACTGCATCGCCCAGGAAAATCAGAGGGTAGACGGAGAACTCAACGCGCTTTGGCAAGCGGGACATCCAAAGCAAGATGCCGACTTCAAAGACATGCTTCGAGCATCGCAGCGGGCGTGGATCGCCTACCGCGATGCTACCTACGATGTCGAGCGGGCGCTTGATGAGGGTGGCAGCTTCGCAAGCGTGGCCTATTCCGATTGCCATCGTCAGCTCACAACTGATCGACTCGACTGTTGCCCGCCGCCGGTCCGGTTAGCCTGA
- a CDS encoding DUF5655 domain-containing protein has protein sequence MTQQSDELAKYLQGKNEATIPLFLRFREAALRAGGGEVVEEKVSASMVAWRAKRNFATAYIKGRYLECSIDLLEQVGHEHLKSAFHTTKKILTHRFTIEPDEDIDADLVKWLKQAYETVGLGTRQQQLQHRYPES, from the coding sequence ATGACCCAACAATCCGACGAGCTGGCGAAATATCTGCAAGGGAAGAACGAGGCGACAATTCCGCTATTCCTCCGCTTTCGGGAAGCTGCACTGCGTGCTGGTGGCGGCGAGGTAGTGGAGGAGAAGGTGTCTGCGAGCATGGTGGCATGGAGGGCCAAACGCAATTTCGCAACGGCCTACATTAAAGGAAGGTATCTCGAATGCTCAATTGACCTACTGGAGCAAGTTGGACACGAGCACCTCAAATCGGCCTTCCACACCACCAAAAAAATCCTTACACACCGCTTTACGATCGAGCCGGACGAAGACATCGACGCGGACTTGGTCAAGTGGCTCAAACAGGCTTACGAAACGGTCGGCCTTGGGACGCGCCAGCAGCAACTTCAACACCGCTACCCGGAAAGTTAG